In Coccidioides posadasii str. Silveira chromosome 4, complete sequence, one genomic interval encodes:
- a CDS encoding uncharacterized protein (EggNog:ENOG410PQYA~COG:S~BUSCO:16230at33183), with protein MFRFHKPLDIITLFHKPALPSSLRALALLKQASANAAETATIDQASDHSAQNKLERQRREQFDLTVTEEPPTPDQLKLIMDYMAAGAGNGGVGAGKPGDLVSGARDRLDALRRLKEDGERFVRPVVVDWNNGKAVLGTNESAILKLLQDEPPHTPDDTA; from the exons ATGTTCCGCTTC CACAAACCTCTCGACATCATCACCCTCTTCCACAAACCCGCCCTTCCCAGTTCCCTCCGCGCTCTCGCCCTCCTCAAACAGGCCTCTGCCAACGCTGCCGAAACTGCCACCATCGACCAGGCTTCAGATCACTCGGCGCAGAACAAGCTCGAACGTCAGCGCCGCGAGCAGTTCGACCTCACCGTCACCGAGGAGCCGCCCACGCCGGATCAGTTGAAGCTGATCATGGACTATATGGCGGCGGGGGCGGGCAATGGCGGAGTGGGCGCGGGGAAGCCGGGGGATTTGGTGAGCGGGGCGAGGGATAGGCTGGATGCGctgagaaggttgaaggaGGATGGAGAGAGGTTTGTGAGGCCAGTC GTTGTTGATTGGAATAACGGGAAGGCAG TTCTCGGGACAAACGAGTCTGCCATTTTGAAGCTGCTGCAGGATGAACCACCGCATACACCTGATGATACTGCATGA
- a CDS encoding uncharacterized protein (BUSCO:247129at4751~EggNog:ENOG410PI9E~COG:T~BUSCO:3032at33183), whose protein sequence is MTVNMRSQSPLGKQDLRPSHIPSLIHSRSNNDLYDRPRTPQHHGFTSPLHTPHGSPSKSRLPPGATDLPSIFDNAMKLAPPSPTKSVFNLSNLSPGKGQISGGENLTTFNESVIHKTTSVQGSPTRRGNQENAPPGGSRLGKEPVPNSNHAALSRQEAYHNNKERRDRRNPAQTRGLTAEELEKLQLPGVKRLANVAQLYFLDHYFDLLSYVHNRQTRQSQFKAAYPPPPLTSRVEYEAALQKYLGRERAHLRKRRTRLRHADFQILTQVGQGGYGQVYLAQKKDTREVCALKVMSKKLLFKLDEIRHILTERDILTAAKSEWLVKLLYAFQDEEKIYLAMEYVPGGDFRTLLNNASVLHNRHARFYIAEMIQCVDALHALGYIHRDLKPENFLIDSTGHVKLTDFGLAAGMLSPGKIESMRIKLEEVGKTSVPFGRPMGQRTAAERREGYRTLRQREVNYAKSIVGSPDYMAPEVLKGEEYDFTVDYWSLGCMLFEALAGYPPFAGATVDETWQNLKQWEQVLQEPVYDDPNYFLSRRTWDLITRLVASKERRFKNIREIHMHEYFIDVNFNRLRDMQPPFVPELDSETDAGYFDDFGSESDMAKYKEVHDKQRALEEMAERGEKMSKSLFVGFTFRHRKPAIGGDGRTSPRKAIPTDGSFGTIF, encoded by the exons ATGACCGTCAACATGAGGTCGCAATCCCCGCTGGGGAAGCAGGACTTGAGGCCTTCTCACATCCCGTCCCTCATCCATTCACGCTCCAACAACGACCTCTACGATCGCCCGCGAACCCCTCAGCACCATGGATTCACAAGCCCGCTGCACACCCCACACGGGAGCCCTAGCAAGAGTCGGCTGCCACCAGGCGCCACAGACCTCCCAAGCATCTTCGATAACGCCATGAAACTCGCGCCGCCGTCACCGACTAAATCTGTCTTCAATCTGAGCAATCTGTCTCCCGGAAAGGGTCAGATAAGTGGAGGCGAGAACCTGACCACCTTCAACGAGAGCGTCATTCACAAAACAACCTCTGTGCAGGGCAGCCCGACGCGAAGAGGAAACCAGGAAAATGCACCGCCAGGTGGATCGCGCCTGGGCAAGGAACCCGTTCCCAATTCGAATCACGCTGCTCTCTCGCGGCAGGAGGCATATCATAATAACAAAGAGCGTCGGGACCGTAGGAACCCCGCACAGACCAGGGGCTTGACGGCCGAAGAACTGGAGAAATTGCAGCTACCGGGTGTCAAACGCCTCGCGAATGTCGCCCAATTGT ATTTTCTTGATCATTATTTTGATCTCCTGAGCTACGTGCATAACCGCCAAACACGTCAATCGCAGTTCAAAGCCGCCTATCCCCCTCCGCCTCTCACTTCACGAGTGGAGTACGAAGCTGCGCTCCAAAAGTACTTAGGCAGAGAGCGAGCTCACCTGCGCAAGCGAAGAACTAGACTGCGTCATGCTGATTTCCAGATTCTTACACAAGTCGGGCAAGGCGGTTACGGTCAGGTCTACTTGGCGCAAAAGAAGGATACTCGTGAAGTCTGTGCGCTGAAGGTTATGAGCAAAAAGCTCTTGTTCAAGCTGGACGAGATTAGACATATCTTGACCGAACGAGATATCCTCACTGCCGCGAAGAGTGAATGGCTGGTCAAACTTCTTTACGCCTTCCAGGatgaagaaaagatataCCTTGCAATGGAGTATGTTCCAGGAGGAGATTTCCGTACCCTGCTCAACAACGCTAGCGTTTTGCATAATCGCCATGCACGCTTTTACATCGCCGAGATGATTCAATGCGTTGATGCTCTCCATGCCCTGGGTTACATTCACCGCGATCTCAAACCTGAAAATTTCCTGATCGATTCGACGGGCCACGTGAAGTTGACCGATTTTGGATTGGCAGCGGGCATGCTCAGTCCCGGAAAGATCGAGTCGATGAGGATCAAGCTGGAGGAAGTCGGCAAAACTTCGGTCCCGTTCGGTCGACCCATGGGCCAGCGCACGGCTGCAGAGAGACGTGAGGGATACCGGACGCTGAGACAGCGCGAAGTGAACTACGCAAAATCCATTGTTGGATCTCCCGACTACATGGCACCGGAGGTGCTCAAGGGAGAAGAATATGACTTTACCGTTGATTACTGGAGCTTGGGTTGTATGCTCTTCGAGGCCCTGGCCGGATACCCTCCCTTTGCGGGTGCTACTGTCGACGAGACATGGCAGAACCTCAAGCAGTGGGAGCAAGTCTTGCAGGAACCAGTTTACGACGATCCAAATTACTTCCTATCGAGACGAACCTGGGACTTGATCACCCGGCTTGTGGCCTCGAAGGAGCGCCGGTTCAAAAACATCAGGGAAATTCACATGCATGAATACTTTATCGATGTCAACTTCAACAGACTGCGGGACATGCAGCCTCCGTTCGTTCCCGAACTTGACTCCGAGACGGATGCGGGCTACTTCGACGACTTTGGCAGTGAATCTGATATGGCTAAGTACAAGGAAGTCCATGATAAACAGAGAGCCCTAGAAGAGATGGCAGAGCGAGGCGAAAAAATGAGCAAGAGCCtgtttgttggctttacCTTCCG GCACCGTAAACCAGCCATTGGAGGCGACGGACGAACCAGCCCCCGAAAAGCGATTCCAACGGACGGCTCTTTCGGCACCATATTCTAA
- a CDS encoding uncharacterized protein (EggNog:ENOG410PGV1~COG:E~BUSCO:4809at33183): protein MASFVGTFMEREAQQLLVENISKNLADADEYPALMDLHARCISMIANMWHPRPGEQPIGTATTGSSEAIQLGGLAMKRRWQEKRRAEGKDTSKPNILMGANAQVALLKFARYFDVEARILDVSENSHYRLDPNDIKKNVDENTIGIFVILGSTYTGHYEPVEELSRILDQVQEEHGWDIPIHVDAASGGFIAPFVHAGAGGSKWDFELSRVHSINVSGHKFGLVYVGLGWIIWRDRAYLPKDLIFELHYLGGTEESFGLNFSRPGIQVIGQYYNLIRLGFDGYREVMENCLQNARLLSKALERTGWYVCVSDIHRKKGDYRFRGVGEIQPHRPGETSADYNEGLPVVAFRFSEQFKKEYPDVKQEAISLLLRAKQYIIPNYPLPPKTDNIEILRVVVRESMSGDLIDKLISDIVEVTERVMTSEPIDVAVLQSRPTSLARRHGRLETKLPAKKITKVKAGEKACHPMAKGGHRSVC from the exons ATGGCGAG CTTCGTCGGCACTTTCATGGAGCGCGAGGCCCAACAGCTGCTCGTCGAGAACATCAGCAAGAACCTTGCAGATGCGGACGAATACCCTGCCCTGATGGACCTTCATGCCCGGTGTATTTCGATGATCGCGAACATGTGGCACCCTCGACCTGGTGAGCAGCCCATCGGAACAGCCACTACGGGATCCTCGGAGGCGATTCAGCTAGGTGGCCTGGCAATGAAGCGACGGTGGCAGGAAAAGCGGAGGGCGGAAGGGAAAGATACATCGAAACCCAATATCCTGATGGGAGCGAACGCACAAGTGGCCCTGTTGAAATTCGCGAGATATTTCGATGTTGAGGCAAGGATACTGGATGTTTCTGAGAACAGTCACTACCGGCTTGACCCAAACGATATCAAGAAGAACGTGGATGAAAATACCATCGGGATCTTCGTAATCTTAGGCAGTACCTACACCGGGCACTATGAACCTGTCGAGGAACTATCCAGAATTTTAGACCAGGTGCAAGAGGAACACGGCTGGGATATACCTATCCACGTTGATGCAGCAAGTGGTGGCTTCATAGCACCTTTCGTACATGCAGGAGCCGGTGGTTCTAAGTG GGACTTCGAACTTTCCCGTGTCCACTCAATTAACGTGTCGGGCCATAAATTCGGCCTTGTGTACGTTGGACTGGGATGGATCATTTGGCGTGATCGCGCCTATCTGCCAAAAGACCTCATCTTCGAGCTGCATTACCTTGGAGGAACTGAAGAGTCATTTGGCCTGAACTTCTCTCGCCCAGGGATCCAGGTCATCGGCCAATACTACAATCTCATCCGCCTGGGCTTCGATGGGTACCGCGAGGTGATGGAGAACTGCCTGCAGAACGCTCGGTTGCTGAGCAAGGCTCTTGAAAGGACCGGATGGTACGTTTGCGTTAGCGACATCCACCGCAAAAAAGGCGATTATCGCTTCCGGGGTGTTGGCGAGATCCAGCCGCACAGGCCAGGAGAAACCTCGGCGGATTACAACGAAGGGTTGCCTGTCGTCGCATTCCGGTTCTCCGAGCAATTCAAAAAGGAGTATCCAGACGTGAAACAGGAGGCCATAAGCTTGCTGCTCAGAGCAAAGCAATATATTATTCCAA ATTATCCGCTACCGCCTAAAACAGACAACATTGAAATCTTGCGCGTTGTCGTCCGTGAAAGCATGTCAGGAGACCTAATTGACAAGTTGATATCGGACATAGTCGAAGTCACAGAGAGGGTGATGACTTCCGAGCCCATAGATGTTGCAGTCCTTCAGAGCAGGCCGACCTCGCTCGCACGTCGTCATGGAAGGCTGGAAACGAAGCTTCCCGCCAAAAAGATCACTAAAGTCAAGGCTGGTGAAAAGGCCTGTCATCCAATGGCAAAAGGTGGCCATCGTTCCGTGTGCTAA
- a CDS encoding uncharacterized protein (EggNog:ENOG410Q055~TransMembrane:3 (o73-92i99-118o124-157i)) — MILPPYPNSSLPILQFIDSSRQYVTNGPMISSVVEIVQYEKWIHALMGHWTDLTRWVMECWINFPHWISQPHVFAIIVAFSIAFAVTCTVCLSAGLGPIGIVGGPIAALYQTAIYSNLTPVGNIFATLASMLLTVILAFPVFVVASVIATVVAVTVWSCGAEVSPNPV; from the exons atgatcCTTCCTCCGTACCCAAATAGCTCGCTGCCCATTCTTCAATTTATTGATAGCTCTCGCCAGTATGTCACCAATGGGCCAATGATATCGTCTGTCGTGGAAATCGTCCAGTATGAAAAGTGGATTCATGCTTTGATGGGCCACTGGACCGATCTGACGCGGTGGGTTATGGAATGCTGGATTAACTTCCCCCACTGGATTTCCCAGCCGC ATGTTTTCGCGATTATTGTTGCATTTTCGATCGCCTTCGCCGTGACTTGCACTGTCTGTCTATCGGCGGGTTTGGGACCAATTGGCATTGTTGGCG GCCCGATAGCGGCGTTATACCAGACTGCAATTTACAGCAATTTGACCCCCGTTGGAAACATTTTTGCGACCTTGGCAAGTATGCTGTTGACCGTCATCCTGGCATTTCCGGTCTTTGTGGTGGCGTCCGTCATCGCAACCGTTGTAGCGGTGACAGTCTGGTCTTGCGGAGCGGAAGTATCACCAAACCCGGTGTAA
- a CDS encoding uncharacterized protein (EggNog:ENOG410PGT5~COG:S~BUSCO:2347at33183), with product MEVIRTPPAAPLSDVSPNNISAAAAATSRSPTRIGAAPSKAPGTSTKKGTADGSAGVKPKQSKSRNGCVTCKSKRLKCDETKPICRQCQKRNVTCGGYKKDFKWRPFEESSFANKVSSKGKKVIPLPRASSLSPTNQISNTSSSPRSPGSPTWQIRSSDAQNDSPLLHSASPSNPDIVFPSPSDVLLQMPSPHEPALEGQDRILPPSPLEFPLGQSPNSRDDHLSDTHTIHTPNASFDGQQYGSFFPPYMNGEDGEIEEVVRQTDLWGDPVSPSMISRALFNLTMPVEPKFSSGSSEMLLMRFDRRTCGILSVKDGISENPWRTLVWPLAKESPALYHAICSLAAFHCSKEDPQLKVYGMDHMRESVRALAMNIRTMRTDAALATTLALAFAESWDRHISNGVQHLRGAKVLVTQAMENQRQLSARRSDFARLRFLYNTWVYTAVLARLTSLEETGFDDFPLLPEPLPHTRVHEIDPLLGCAATLFPLIGQVANLVRKVCSTKTNSIAIISQAIELKTLIEQWEPPKYFEPPEDPTSDVQHSYQTAQAYRWATLLHLHLAVPEIPSEPASELAKRVLVLLATVPLSSRAIVVQIFPLLAASCEVDNEEDRTWVRERWAAMQNRLMIGNIDRCLEVIHAVWSRRDEYNLTKLRGQQVSYVIPLDPTRRGNIQQGSAIDDDYPEALDLFDDQGRRQSVPDISNLSFGSPILSSPIPVPVRKGSMHMPLEGLEFEKTVRGKLHWLGVMRDWNWEVLLG from the exons ATGGAAGTCATCCGAACTCCCCCAGCTGCTCCGCTATCAGATGTCTCACCAAACAACATTTCCGCCGCAGCCGCAGCCACATCCCGGAGTCCCACGCGCATAGGTGCTGCGCCGTCAAAAGCTCCGGGAACCTCAACCAAAAAGGGCACAGCTGACGGATCGGCTGGCGTGAAACCGAAACAGTCAAAGAGTCGGAATG GGTGCGTGACTTGCAAATCAAAAAGACTAAAGTGCGACGAGACAAAGCCAATATGTCGACAGTGTCAGAAAAGAAATGTCACATGTGGAGGTTATAAGAAGGACTTCAAATGGAGACCCTTTGAGGAATCGAGTTTCGCCAATAAGGTATCCTctaaagggaaaaaag TAATCCCGCTGCCTCGGGCTTCATCACTTTCGCCTACCAATCAAATCTCCAACACATCTTCAAGCCCACGGAGCCCCGGAAGTCCAACCTGGCAAATTCGGAGCAGTGACGCACAGAACGACAGTCCCCTTTTACATTCCGCTTCTCCATCAAATCCAGATATCGTCTTTCCCAGTCCAAGCGATGTCCTTCTTCAAATGCCTAGCCCGCATGAGCCTGCGCTTGAGGGTCAAGACCGCATTTTACCTCCGAGCCCACTGGAATTTCCACTTGGCCAGTCGCCCAATTCTAGAGATGATCATCTTTCCGATACTCATACCATTCACACTCCTAATGCTTCATTTGATGGACAGCAATATGGGTCCTTTTTCCCACCTTACATGAACGGCGAGGATGGGGAAATAGAAGAAGTCGTCAGGCAGACAGACCTTTGGGGTGATCCCGTATCTCCGTCGATGATATCTCGAGCATTATTTAATCTCACAATGCCAGTGGAACCCAAATTTTCGTCTGGAAGCTCTGAGATGCTGCTGATGAGGTTTGACCGAAGAACCTGTGGCATATTGTCCGTCAAAGATGGGATATCTGAAAATCCTTGGCGCACACTGGTTTGGCCCTTGGCCAAAGAATCCCCAGCATTGTATCATGCCATTTGTTCTTTGGCCGCATTCCACTGCAGCAAAGAAGATCCGCAATTGAAAGTTTATGGGATGGACCACATGCGGGAAAGTGTTCGTGCTCTAGCCATGAACATTAGAACAATGAGGACGGATGCTGCTCTGGCGACCACACTCGCGCTCGCATTTGCAGAGTCATGGGATAGGCATATATCTAACGGAGTCCAGCATCTCCGCGGAGCCAAAGTTCTTGTCACCCAAGCTATGGAAAACCAGAGGCAGCTTTCAGCTCGGCGCAGTGACTTCGCTCGTTTACGTTTCCTCTACAATACTTGGGTATATACAGCCGTGCTAGCTCGCCTAACATCTCTGGAGGAAACCGGGTTCGACGATTTCCCGCTGCTTCCTGAACCATTGCCCCATACCCGCGTTCATGAAATAGACCCTCTACTTGGTTGCGCCGCTACGTTGTTCCCTCTGATTGGCCAGGTTGCCAATCTTGTTCGGAAGGTTTGCAGTACTAAAACTAATTCTATCGCCATAATATCACAAGCAATCGAATTGAAAACTCTAATCGAGCAGTGGGAGCCTCCTAAATACTTCGAGCCGCCGGAAGATCCAACCTCTGATGTCCAACATAGCTATCAAACCGCTCAGGCGTACCGCTGGGCAACATTACTGCATCTCCACCTCGCAGTTCCAGAGATTCCATCAGAACCTGCAAGTGAACTTGCAAAACGAGTTCTTGTTCTATTAGCGACAGTCCCCCTCAGCTCTAGGGCAATCGTCGTGCAAATTTTCCCCCTTTTGGCAGCAAGCTGCGAAGTCGATAATGAGGAGGATAGAACCTGGGTTCGAGAACGTTGGGCGGCAATGCAAAATAGACTAATGATAGGGAACATTGATCGCTGCCTGGAGGTTATCCATGCTGTCTGGTCCCGCCGTGACGAATATAACTTGACAAAGCTCAGAGGCCAGCAAGTTTCCTATGTCATCCCTCTAGACCCAACGCGAAGAGGGAATATCCAGCAAGGTAGCGCTATTGATGACGACTATCCCGAGGCTTTAGATCTATTCGACGACCAAGGAAGGCGGCAGTCGGTACCGGACATAAGTAACTTGAGCTTTGGATCCCCCATTTTGTCCTCGCCTATCCCTGTTCCAGTAAGGAAAGGATCTATGCATATGCCACTGGAAGGTTTGGAGTTTGAGAAAACGGTTCGAGGCAAACTACACTGGCTAGGAGTTATGAGGGATTGGAACTGGGAAG TGCTGCTGGGATAG
- a CDS encoding uncharacterized protein (EggNog:ENOG410PP8H~COG:S), whose translation MAAPVALRYQPQAQSTFKPPLIANDNAFLGDVFTSQAENPEKPMCAGFYRLEKGTPLVYTYTYDEMKIILEGEFEISDATGQKVSAKPGDVFYFPKGAKITFTTPSYGLAFFTGQRAEGGA comes from the exons ATGGCTGCTCCCGTCGCATTGAGATACCAACCCCAGGCTCAGTCCACCTTCAAACCCCCGTTGATCGCCAATGACAACGCCTTTCTGGGCGATGTATTCACCAG CCAAGCCGAGAACCCAGAGAAGCCTATGTGCGCTGGTTTCTACAGACTCGAGAAGGGAACCCCCTTGGTCTATACATACACCTACGATGAGATGAAGATCATCCTGGAGGGTGAATTTGAGATCTCCGACGCCACCGGCCAAAAGGTCTCAGCCAAGCCGGGCGATGTCTTCTACTTCCCCAAGGGCGCAAAGATCACTTTCACGACGCCGTCGTATGGATTGGCTTTCTTT ACTGGACAACGTGCCGAAGGCGGAGCTTAA
- the GNT1 gene encoding N-acetylglucosaminyltransferase (CAZy:GT8~EggNog:ENOG410PIS8~COG:G~TransMembrane:1 (i21-41o)), with protein sequence MDADTRPYNFTWRAIVGSKRARVVLLLLTLILCVSLLLPYAPSRSLPHFPKLPKPEDPPPKNDDQVDWSQFAYSQYATNPDYLCNSVMIFTTLKRLGVKADRILLYPQEWPDNDPADPKSGLLIKARDELGVKLRPISVLQESADPTWGASFTKLLAFNQTDYRRVLNIDSDSTIFQSMDELFLFPSAKVALTRAYWLDNFLSSQLILLEPSATEFARIQESIKNKKPNDFDMEIVNYLYKDHCMILPHRPYNLLTGEFRGDKHAAYLGSEEEVFDPEKILKETKLVHFSDWPYPKPWINASKRETERLMPECKTSEQGGEQDCRNQKTWLWLYSDFKERRKNVCGSDF encoded by the exons ATGGACGCGGACACCCGACCATATAACTTCACATGGAGAGCGATTGTCGGATCGAAGCGAGCGCGCGTTGTCCTTCTCCTCTTGACTCTCATCCTCTGTGTCTCGCTATTATTACCATACGCCCCATCACGCTCATTGCCTCACTTTCCAAAGCTCCCGAAACCCGAAGATCCACCCCCCAAGAATGATGATCAGGTGGATTGGTCACAGTTTGCGTATTCGCAATATGCGACGAACCCAGACTACCTCTGCAATTCTGTGATGATTTTTACTACGTTGAAGCGTCTTGGTGTGAAGGCAGATAGGATCTTACTGTATCCTCAAGAGTGGCCGGATAATGATCCTGCCGACCCTAAGTCCGGGTTGCTGATAAAGGCGAGAGATGAGCTGGGTGTAAAGCTGAGGCCAATATCGGTGCTTCAGGAATCGGCGGATCCAACCTGGGGTGCCAGTTTTACGAAGCTGCTCGCATTCAACCAAACCGATTACCGGCGGGTGTTGAATATTGATTCTGACTCTACAATTTTCCAG TCCATGGATGAGCTATTCCTCTTCCCTTCTGCGAAAGTAGCCTTGACACGAGCTTACTGGCTCGATAATTTCCTTTCATCCCAACTCATCCTCCTAGAACCCTCCGCAACCGAATTCGCGCGCATTCAAGAATCGatcaagaacaagaagcCCAACGACTTCGATATGGAAATCGTCAATTATCTGTACAAAGACCATTGTATGATCCTACCGCATCGACCGTACAACTTGCTCACTGGGGAGTTCCGTGGCGACAAACATGCAGCCTACCTAGGCTCCGAAGAAGAGGTTTTTGATCCAGAGAAAATTCTCAAAGAGACGAAGCTGGTCCACTTTTCGGACTGGCCGTACCCGAAGCCCTGGATTAACGCCAGTAAGCGTGAAACAGAGCGGCTTATGCCGGAATGCAAGACTTCTGAGCAGGGTGGGGAGCAAGATTGTCGCAATCAAAAGACCTGGCTATGGTTGTATTCCGATTTCAAGGAAAGGAGAAAG AACGTCTGCGGTTCTGACTTTTAA
- a CDS encoding uncharacterized protein (EggNog:ENOG410PTDZ~COG:S): MPGRMGPEKRDSVRRDSTSLTSLSDDLPELITPSRIQTYVSGDSINRSPTINRLLEIRPWRPVQPRSSRNLTLTRATNLEALLVQAVGSESGPCKRCARGLGPFVGCMALEGFLSGSCANCHFNSAGRYCSLRSEDRITRRRPPVRARNSALSSSCPRRQRAASNVPEGEAPASESPLIDHRLAPNPSSTANSAGLARPARRTATEAFREEDEEQGQEVIDRRARRARLLQIMKVTTQMQEAMTDLLRLVTEELAEE, translated from the exons ATGCCAGGACGCATGGGGCCTGAAAAGCGCGACTCAGTGCGCAGGGACTCGACTTCACTCACTTCCTTGTCTGATGATCTCCCTGAGCTAATAACTCCATCACGAATCCAGACATACGTGTCTGGTGACAGTATTAACCGGTCTCCGACTATTAACCGGCTTCTGGAGATAAGACCATGGCGGCCAGTGCAACCCCGGAGCTCTCGCAACCTTACACTCACGCGGGCCACAAACCTAGAGGCCCTGCTTGTCCAAGCTGTTGGTAGCGAGTCTGGGCCATGCAAACGTTGCGCGCGGGGGCTAGGTCCATTTGTTGGTTGCATGGCTCTGGAGGGATTCCTCAGCGGATCGTGCGCAAACTGCCATTTCAACAGCGCCGGACGCTACTGCTCTCTGCGAAGCG AAGACAGAATCACTCGTCGCCGTCCGCCTGTTCGCGCGCGGAACAGTGCATTGAGCAGCAGTTGTCCCCGTCGCCAGCGCGCGGCGTCCAATGTCCCGGAAGGGGAAGCCCCTGCCTCTGAAAGTCCACTAATCGATCATCGACTAGCGCCAAATCCCTCATCAACCGCAAATTCTGCCGGCTTAGCCAGACCTGCTCGTCGCACTGCAACTGAAGCTTTCCgtgaagaagacgaagaacAGGGTCAAGAAGTGATAGACCGTCGAGCCCGTAGGGCAAGATTGCTTCAGATTATGAAAGTCACCACGCAGATGCAGGAAGCAATGACTGATCTGCTGCGGCTCGTTACGGAGGAGCTTGCGGAGGAATAA
- a CDS encoding uncharacterized protein (EggNog:ENOG410PGV1~COG:E~BUSCO:4809at33183) produces the protein MHLATHVNPEEVIEQLRNDPEESHRRHVFTLNAVATRTAYSTRYASSEEIPKFRIPQLGASAEAVYRLLRDELDLDGIPNLNMASFVGTFMEREAQQLLVENISKNLADADEYPALMDLHARCISMIANMWHPRPGEQPIGTATTGSSEAIQLGGLAMKRRWQEKRRAEGKDTSKPNILMGANAQVALLKFARYFDVEARILDVSENSHYRLDPNDIKKNVDENTIGIFVILGSTYTGHYEPVEELSRILDQVQEEHGWDIPIHVDAASGGFIAPFVHAGAGGSKWDFELSRVHSINVSGHKFGLVYVGLGWIIWRDRAYLPKDLIFELHYLGGTEESFGLNFSRPGIQVIGQYYNLIRLGFDGYREVMENCLQNARLLSKALERTGWYVCVSDIHRKKGDYRFRGVGEIQPHRPGETSADYNEGLPVVAFRFSEQFKKEYPDVKQEAISLLLRAKQYIIPNYPLPPKTDNIEILRVVVRESMSGDLIDKLISDIVEVTERVMTSEPIDVAVLQSRPTSLARRHGRLETKLPAKKITKVKAGEKACHPMAKGGHRSVC, from the exons ATGCATCTCGCAACTCAT GTGAATCCAGAAGAAGTTATCGAACAACTTCGCAATGACCCCGAAGAGAGCCATCGACGGCACGTTTTCACCCTCAACGCTGTCGCAACCAGAACGGCATATTCCACTCGCTACGCAAGCAGCGAGGAGATACCGAAGTTTAGAATACCTCAGCTAGGGGCGTCGGCAGAAGCGGTGTATCGTCTTTTGAGGGATGAGCTGGACCTAGATGGGATTCCGAACTTGAACATGGCGAG CTTCGTCGGCACTTTCATGGAGCGCGAGGCCCAACAGCTGCTCGTCGAGAACATCAGCAAGAACCTTGCAGATGCGGACGAATACCCTGCCCTGATGGACCTTCATGCCCGGTGTATTTCGATGATCGCGAACATGTGGCACCCTCGACCTGGTGAGCAGCCCATCGGAACAGCCACTACGGGATCCTCGGAGGCGATTCAGCTAGGTGGCCTGGCAATGAAGCGACGGTGGCAGGAAAAGCGGAGGGCGGAAGGGAAAGATACATCGAAACCCAATATCCTGATGGGAGCGAACGCACAAGTGGCCCTGTTGAAATTCGCGAGATATTTCGATGTTGAGGCAAGGATACTGGATGTTTCTGAGAACAGTCACTACCGGCTTGACCCAAACGATATCAAGAAGAACGTGGATGAAAATACCATCGGGATCTTCGTAATCTTAGGCAGTACCTACACCGGGCACTATGAACCTGTCGAGGAACTATCCAGAATTTTAGACCAGGTGCAAGAGGAACACGGCTGGGATATACCTATCCACGTTGATGCAGCAAGTGGTGGCTTCATAGCACCTTTCGTACATGCAGGAGCCGGTGGTTCTAAGTG GGACTTCGAACTTTCCCGTGTCCACTCAATTAACGTGTCGGGCCATAAATTCGGCCTTGTGTACGTTGGACTGGGATGGATCATTTGGCGTGATCGCGCCTATCTGCCAAAAGACCTCATCTTCGAGCTGCATTACCTTGGAGGAACTGAAGAGTCATTTGGCCTGAACTTCTCTCGCCCAGGGATCCAGGTCATCGGCCAATACTACAATCTCATCCGCCTGGGCTTCGATGGGTACCGCGAGGTGATGGAGAACTGCCTGCAGAACGCTCGGTTGCTGAGCAAGGCTCTTGAAAGGACCGGATGGTACGTTTGCGTTAGCGACATCCACCGCAAAAAAGGCGATTATCGCTTCCGGGGTGTTGGCGAGATCCAGCCGCACAGGCCAGGAGAAACCTCGGCGGATTACAACGAAGGGTTGCCTGTCGTCGCATTCCGGTTCTCCGAGCAATTCAAAAAGGAGTATCCAGACGTGAAACAGGAGGCCATAAGCTTGCTGCTCAGAGCAAAGCAATATATTATTCCAA ATTATCCGCTACCGCCTAAAACAGACAACATTGAAATCTTGCGCGTTGTCGTCCGTGAAAGCATGTCAGGAGACCTAATTGACAAGTTGATATCGGACATAGTCGAAGTCACAGAGAGGGTGATGACTTCCGAGCCCATAGATGTTGCAGTCCTTCAGAGCAGGCCGACCTCGCTCGCACGTCGTCATGGAAGGCTGGAAACGAAGCTTCCCGCCAAAAAGATCACTAAAGTCAAGGCTGGTGAAAAGGCCTGTCATCCAATGGCAAAAGGTGGCCATCGTTCCGTGTGCTAA